In Gossypium arboreum isolate Shixiya-1 chromosome 6, ASM2569848v2, whole genome shotgun sequence, the following are encoded in one genomic region:
- the LOC108484356 gene encoding uncharacterized protein LOC108484356 isoform X4: protein MTLLPLYNSCYTDIGLLFKSLVGRINGSLNLARAIGDAEFKQNKTLPAEKQIVTANPEINAEHLYCTLIAENFATALPQILVVQGFSLLLESIGE from the exons ATGACGCTGCTACCGCTATATAACAGCTGCTATACCGATATCGGATTGCTATTTAAATCCCTGGTGGGACGTATCAATGGAAGTTTAAACTTGGCCAGGGCTATTG GTGATGCGGAGTTCAAACAGAATAAAACTCTGCCAGCTGAAAAGCAGATTGTAACAGCTAATCCAGAAATAAATGCT GAGCACTTATATTGTACACTTATTGCTGAAAACTTTGCAACGGCATTGCCTCAAATTTTGGTAGTACAAGGATTTAGCTTACTTTTG gagagcataggagagtaa
- the LOC108484356 gene encoding probable protein phosphatase 2C 11 isoform X5, translating into MTLLPLYNSCYTDIGLLFKSLVGRINGSLNLARAIGDAEFKQNKTLPAEKQIVTANPEINAEHLYCTLIAENFATALPQILESIGE; encoded by the exons ATGACGCTGCTACCGCTATATAACAGCTGCTATACCGATATCGGATTGCTATTTAAATCCCTGGTGGGACGTATCAATGGAAGTTTAAACTTGGCCAGGGCTATTG GTGATGCGGAGTTCAAACAGAATAAAACTCTGCCAGCTGAAAAGCAGATTGTAACAGCTAATCCAGAAATAAATGCT GAGCACTTATATTGTACACTTATTGCTGAAAACTTTGCAACGGCATTGCCTCAAATTTTG gagagcataggagagtaa
- the LOC108484356 gene encoding uncharacterized protein LOC108484356 isoform X2, whose product MLWRLEMALWAKNADSRHASKNQDKISGDAEFKQNKTLPAEKQIVTANPEINAEHLYCTLIAENFATALPQILVVQGFSLLLVWSGKDVNDKVKWLS is encoded by the exons ATGTTGTGGAGACTGGAGATGGCTCTTTGGGCTAAG AATGCAGATTCAAGACATGCAAGCAAGAATCAAGACAAAATTTCAG GTGATGCGGAGTTCAAACAGAATAAAACTCTGCCAGCTGAAAAGCAGATTGTAACAGCTAATCCAGAAATAAATGCT GAGCACTTATATTGTACACTTATTGCTGAAAACTTTGCAACGGCATTGCCTCAAATTTTGGTAGTACAAGGATTTAGCTTACTTTTG gtttggagtggaaaggACGTCAACGacaaagttaaatggctttcctaa
- the LOC108484356 gene encoding uncharacterized protein LOC108484356 isoform X1 — MTLLPLYNSCYTDIGLLFKSLVGRINGSLNLARAIGDAEFKQNKTLPAEKQIVTANPEINAEHLYCTLIAENFATALPQILVVQGFSLLLVWSGKDVNDKVKWLS; from the exons ATGACGCTGCTACCGCTATATAACAGCTGCTATACCGATATCGGATTGCTATTTAAATCCCTGGTGGGACGTATCAATGGAAGTTTAAACTTGGCCAGGGCTATTG GTGATGCGGAGTTCAAACAGAATAAAACTCTGCCAGCTGAAAAGCAGATTGTAACAGCTAATCCAGAAATAAATGCT GAGCACTTATATTGTACACTTATTGCTGAAAACTTTGCAACGGCATTGCCTCAAATTTTGGTAGTACAAGGATTTAGCTTACTTTTG gtttggagtggaaaggACGTCAACGacaaagttaaatggctttcctaa
- the LOC108484356 gene encoding uncharacterized protein LOC108484356 isoform X3, translated as MTLLPLYNSCYTDIGLLFKSLVGRINGSLNLARAIGDAEFKQNKTLPAEKQIVTANPEINAEHLYCTLIAENFATALPQILVWSGKDVNDKVKWLS; from the exons ATGACGCTGCTACCGCTATATAACAGCTGCTATACCGATATCGGATTGCTATTTAAATCCCTGGTGGGACGTATCAATGGAAGTTTAAACTTGGCCAGGGCTATTG GTGATGCGGAGTTCAAACAGAATAAAACTCTGCCAGCTGAAAAGCAGATTGTAACAGCTAATCCAGAAATAAATGCT GAGCACTTATATTGTACACTTATTGCTGAAAACTTTGCAACGGCATTGCCTCAAATTTTG gtttggagtggaaaggACGTCAACGacaaagttaaatggctttcctaa